In a single window of the Verrucomicrobiaceae bacterium genome:
- a CDS encoding putative Ig domain-containing protein — MNLNYPTTNQRDQRTMCAKKKWRALLVMVWVIAMALMPVNSWASNGNVTDPGSIAWDPTANKIISLAHASGGDTTMSIEYYWWISTASGGTAGSTGGESYSNPIPGYTYARCARRGLCPYRESNAITITSNPESGECPSITITNATLPIGQWGAFYSHTFGATGGTGTNSWDIHSGSLPSGLTLSSAGALTGTPNTTFGHFNFIIRATDEKGCKAIHAVSVYISNNLASIGDRLWHDTDQDGIQDVGEFGVGSGSTISLQNSSGTTLATTTTDSGGQFSFNNLSAGTNRLAYTRPAQWLWSPGNVGGATEQNDSDVTSSPTANTGYTDYVTVASGQQYRDLDIGIYDAYDYGDLVAGTNYHVIGATAAHHKVDSTAIRLGATVDVEPDGLPTAGATGDDMSNTSSPDDEDGIAAFPAFVADSQSAVSISVLNSSGGSAYIHAFFDWNKDGDFLDASEVIHSAAIPHGTNGSVLLNVRVPRDAAGGSTAARFRLSNLSDLGPDGWGSIGEVEDYYVDVSSNEKFKVGNLVFYDRDKNGVRDANEPGIPNIDIELWSPGPDGRVFTSDDVAVTGGRASALSSGGMMTTGSAGGIKGGYSTLTATTDWNGNYEFADLSAGIYYLRVNPASKRTFSSQFGSGTITYNVNLDYPIVSPVTNFADDGLDDDNNGFQSATGFSGASDAVAGGVGADIFTAAFTLSAGAEPGAKMKGNEEFSIDIGLIPCPSIMIEPVTLPSATNGVAYTHSLAASGGTAPYSYTIVSGSLPSTMSMNGAGVITGTSGTNGSYNFTVRATDAQGCQGTATLRLAVCPPFNITTASPLPAGTQDVVYSSVTLAASGGTPPYSNWRIYSGNFPPGLGLTSGGVISGTPTASGTYTFQIAVDDSGVTGNTVTVNNPSFESQNWNGVPFVPQSAITGWNYGNPTLAGTGTNSQIYGIHNNIALYGNTSNGLQFVASPFVPSWLSQTISGLSIGAQYKVRFKYALRDAFPDPPPPQPPPPFMGDPVSIATYTSPGLQPVFSSIRYTTPPPQTQNFDTWTQLEFSFIPPTSAMVFSFDMEGGAIDMIEVIPVPTPTCTAVKTFSITINPGAAGNDRGDWVHATNPAGAQTTTTFTIISSNLKLGALVDAETSVTGNTVATVDDTTGASDDDDAFVIQPSRITEGQVESLSVQLLNSTGANAYLNLWIDYNHDGAFNAAIYHPATAPNGERVTAPITIASSATAQTVGITFPVPTTTLPGAHRGMRMTLTSSAVVDPTGNLGAGEIEDHTISICPSDLIQPETLPGGSVGAFWSQTFSAPMGTAPLSWSYSGSVPGLSFSGSTLSGTPITAGSYTITLKLNDAAGCEDMNSYTLTINPAAGGIVCPDPNAETLGASGRRWGYSSSSPPIEPGLSVKKPWSDYGVLAGTSLRLQGASTGGYSGISYTASCIASANRSHPSWGGSGRLFRDTGAGVSNGPVTFADTETSANSCWLPDTDGNYTFTLQVTPSVTVTPDGIYWESLYNNITYLAVKVNGSIIASNVGPAASAVVQSDGGTIDLYYYFVPFTSSLTASASYSIQIVAGGGIDPLIGDIALLGCCPAATPPPLIEWKMEDGFPAPNGSISEPSYVNPCIFANNGLNSGDDGTILTHSSVSINGPKLPGVNARSTVGWDHTDQLTLPWPDGSFNHRVINCGFAFENLTSLSWGNFCMDIRRPLATAPRKFRAVLMWLEGSYPALGGVQPPASAVRTAWTNTYSFDAVGTWATMNMPFVNGTALPAAAEVSGEKMVIIIHAWESGSGSGPTTALQYDNVILGGTATCAPSSNLLSLGDKVWNDANQNGVFDNGIESGISGLTVELLNGAGVSFVPSVTTQTTADGNYSFDNLPSGTYRVRVTPNAAFPVATTAVNLDNGMPNDSNGIQSAAGQPATSPVITLSLNTEPGSGGSGNAENTVDFGFHCQAQPCAGTATRVKNP, encoded by the coding sequence ATGAATTTGAATTACCCAACCACCAACCAACGCGACCAAAGAACGATGTGCGCCAAAAAGAAATGGCGTGCTCTGCTGGTCATGGTGTGGGTGATTGCCATGGCGCTGATGCCGGTGAACAGCTGGGCCAGCAATGGGAATGTCACAGATCCAGGCTCAATAGCCTGGGACCCCACGGCAAATAAAATCATCAGTCTAGCGCATGCATCGGGCGGAGATACGACCATGTCGATCGAGTATTATTGGTGGATATCAACCGCGTCGGGAGGGACTGCGGGATCTACTGGTGGTGAGTCCTATTCAAATCCTATACCGGGCTATACCTATGCACGCTGTGCAAGGCGTGGCCTCTGCCCCTACCGTGAATCGAATGCCATTACGATAACAAGTAATCCTGAATCAGGTGAATGCCCCTCCATCACCATCACAAATGCCACGTTGCCAATCGGTCAGTGGGGAGCATTCTACTCACATACTTTTGGAGCTACTGGAGGGACTGGAACGAATTCTTGGGATATTCATAGCGGCTCTCTTCCAAGTGGCTTGACTCTCTCAAGTGCGGGTGCCCTTACAGGCACCCCGAACACGACCTTTGGCCACTTTAACTTCATCATCCGTGCGACTGATGAAAAAGGCTGCAAAGCGATACATGCCGTTTCGGTCTATATCAGCAACAACCTAGCAAGCATCGGTGACAGGCTCTGGCATGACACAGATCAAGATGGCATTCAAGATGTAGGAGAGTTTGGGGTAGGGTCTGGTTCGACCATTAGTCTGCAAAATAGTAGTGGCACGACGCTCGCAACAACAACGACCGATAGCGGTGGGCAATTTAGTTTTAACAATCTATCGGCTGGCACTAATCGACTCGCATACACTCGCCCTGCTCAATGGCTTTGGTCTCCTGGAAACGTCGGTGGGGCAACGGAGCAAAATGACAGCGACGTCACCAGCAGCCCTACTGCAAATACAGGCTATACAGATTACGTGACTGTAGCATCTGGGCAGCAGTACCGAGACTTGGACATCGGCATTTATGATGCCTACGATTATGGAGATCTTGTTGCTGGAACCAATTATCATGTGATCGGAGCCACTGCGGCCCATCACAAGGTGGATAGCACGGCGATACGACTCGGGGCGACTGTTGACGTGGAGCCAGATGGTTTGCCAACAGCTGGAGCGACTGGGGATGATATGAGCAACACCAGCTCTCCTGATGATGAGGATGGGATAGCTGCATTTCCCGCATTTGTAGCAGATTCGCAGTCTGCCGTGAGTATATCCGTGCTCAATTCGTCAGGTGGTAGTGCTTACATCCATGCATTCTTTGATTGGAATAAAGATGGAGACTTTTTAGATGCGTCCGAGGTGATTCATTCTGCGGCAATCCCGCATGGGACCAATGGCAGTGTGCTGCTCAATGTGCGAGTGCCTAGAGATGCCGCAGGCGGCTCTACAGCAGCACGGTTTCGTTTATCAAACCTATCCGATCTAGGTCCAGATGGCTGGGGGAGTATCGGCGAAGTGGAGGACTACTATGTGGATGTCAGCAGCAATGAGAAATTTAAAGTGGGTAATCTGGTCTTTTATGATCGCGATAAAAATGGAGTCCGTGATGCCAACGAGCCGGGGATACCAAACATCGACATCGAGCTATGGTCTCCAGGGCCGGATGGGCGAGTGTTTACGAGTGATGACGTGGCCGTTACGGGTGGGCGTGCCTCTGCTTTAAGCTCTGGCGGTATGATGACCACTGGTAGCGCGGGGGGGATTAAAGGTGGCTATAGTACTTTGACCGCTACGACCGACTGGAATGGAAACTATGAGTTCGCCGATCTAAGCGCTGGCATTTACTACTTACGGGTCAATCCAGCTAGTAAACGGACTTTTAGCAGCCAATTCGGCAGTGGAACGATCACTTATAATGTGAATCTAGACTACCCCATCGTGAGCCCGGTCACGAATTTCGCGGATGATGGTTTGGACGATGATAATAATGGCTTTCAGTCTGCGACCGGATTTTCTGGAGCCTCGGATGCCGTGGCAGGAGGTGTAGGTGCAGATATTTTTACGGCTGCATTCACACTATCCGCAGGAGCCGAGCCTGGTGCTAAAATGAAAGGGAATGAGGAATTCAGCATCGACATTGGATTGATTCCATGCCCATCCATAATGATCGAGCCAGTGACTCTGCCTTCTGCGACAAATGGCGTTGCTTACACGCATTCTTTGGCCGCAAGTGGTGGCACTGCGCCTTATAGCTACACGATTGTGAGTGGCTCTCTGCCATCAACCATGTCGATGAATGGTGCGGGTGTGATCACCGGAACGAGTGGGACAAATGGCAGCTATAACTTCACTGTGCGTGCGACGGATGCGCAGGGCTGCCAAGGCACTGCGACGTTGCGGCTGGCGGTGTGTCCACCTTTTAATATTACCACGGCTTCACCCCTTCCTGCAGGCACACAAGATGTTGTCTATTCGAGCGTCACACTGGCCGCTAGTGGAGGAACTCCGCCGTATAGCAACTGGCGTATCTACAGTGGTAATTTTCCTCCAGGGCTTGGATTGACTTCGGGCGGTGTGATCAGTGGCACTCCCACTGCCTCTGGCACATACACTTTCCAAATCGCGGTAGATGATAGTGGTGTCACCGGAAACACTGTAACAGTGAATAACCCCTCCTTTGAATCGCAGAACTGGAATGGAGTTCCATTTGTTCCTCAGAGTGCAATTACAGGCTGGAATTACGGGAACCCGACACTCGCAGGAACGGGCACAAATTCACAGATCTACGGAATACATAACAATATCGCCCTCTACGGTAACACGAGCAATGGATTGCAGTTTGTGGCATCGCCTTTCGTGCCGAGTTGGCTGTCTCAAACGATCAGCGGGTTGAGCATTGGCGCACAATACAAAGTACGCTTCAAATACGCTCTGCGGGATGCATTCCCCGATCCGCCTCCACCGCAGCCACCGCCGCCCTTCATGGGTGATCCCGTCAGTATCGCTACTTACACCAGTCCGGGCCTTCAGCCTGTGTTTAGCTCGATCCGCTATACCACTCCGCCCCCACAGACACAAAATTTTGATACCTGGACGCAGCTCGAGTTTAGCTTTATCCCGCCCACTAGTGCGATGGTATTCTCCTTCGATATGGAAGGCGGTGCTATAGATATGATCGAGGTCATTCCCGTGCCGACACCGACTTGCACTGCGGTGAAAACCTTCTCGATCACGATTAACCCAGGTGCGGCGGGTAATGACCGTGGCGACTGGGTACACGCGACGAATCCTGCTGGCGCACAGACAACCACGACTTTCACCATCATCAGTAGTAATCTGAAACTCGGGGCTCTCGTGGACGCCGAAACATCTGTCACTGGCAACACCGTGGCTACGGTGGATGACACTACGGGGGCATCAGATGATGACGATGCCTTTGTCATCCAGCCAAGTCGCATAACGGAAGGTCAAGTAGAGTCATTGAGCGTCCAGTTGCTCAATAGTACCGGTGCGAATGCCTATCTCAATCTATGGATCGATTACAATCATGATGGGGCATTTAATGCGGCCATCTATCACCCTGCTACGGCTCCAAATGGAGAGCGAGTCACTGCCCCGATCACTATCGCTAGCAGTGCCACTGCGCAGACGGTAGGGATCACCTTTCCCGTGCCCACCACGACATTGCCGGGGGCGCATCGCGGCATGCGCATGACACTCACCAGCTCAGCGGTGGTAGATCCCACGGGCAATTTAGGGGCAGGGGAGATCGAGGACCACACCATCTCCATTTGTCCAAGTGACCTGATCCAACCAGAAACGCTCCCGGGAGGCTCAGTCGGTGCATTTTGGTCACAGACCTTTTCAGCACCAATGGGCACGGCACCTTTAAGCTGGTCCTATTCAGGCAGTGTGCCGGGGCTGAGCTTTAGCGGAAGCACTCTCTCTGGTACTCCTATCACAGCGGGGAGTTACACAATCACATTGAAGTTAAACGATGCGGCTGGTTGCGAGGATATGAATTCCTACACTCTCACCATTAATCCGGCGGCAGGCGGAATCGTTTGCCCAGATCCGAATGCGGAGACTTTGGGGGCAAGTGGTCGGCGATGGGGTTATTCCAGCTCTTCACCGCCCATAGAGCCAGGCCTCTCGGTGAAGAAGCCGTGGAGTGACTACGGTGTGCTTGCCGGCACCTCATTACGGCTTCAGGGGGCATCAACGGGCGGATACAGCGGCATTAGCTACACGGCATCCTGTATCGCATCAGCAAATAGATCGCATCCGAGCTGGGGCGGGTCAGGCAGACTTTTCCGCGATACGGGAGCAGGTGTGAGTAATGGTCCGGTCACTTTTGCAGACACGGAAACCTCTGCCAACTCATGCTGGCTGCCTGATACAGATGGGAATTACACCTTTACGCTTCAGGTAACGCCCAGCGTCACGGTAACACCAGATGGGATCTATTGGGAAAGCCTCTACAACAACATCACCTACCTCGCTGTAAAAGTGAATGGCTCAATCATCGCCAGTAATGTCGGGCCGGCGGCCTCAGCGGTGGTGCAGAGCGATGGGGGAACGATCGATCTATATTACTACTTTGTTCCATTTACTTCATCGCTAACAGCGAGTGCGTCGTATAGCATTCAAATCGTCGCAGGTGGTGGTATTGATCCACTCATCGGCGATATTGCGTTGTTAGGCTGTTGTCCGGCCGCTACGCCTCCTCCGCTCATCGAGTGGAAAATGGAAGATGGCTTTCCCGCACCCAATGGGAGCATTTCAGAGCCCAGTTACGTGAATCCGTGCATCTTTGCCAATAATGGACTCAATAGCGGCGATGACGGCACCATCCTCACGCATAGCAGTGTTAGCATCAACGGACCTAAACTTCCTGGTGTCAATGCACGTAGCACGGTGGGCTGGGATCATACAGATCAGCTCACACTACCATGGCCAGATGGCAGTTTTAATCATCGCGTCATAAACTGTGGTTTTGCCTTTGAAAACCTGACCTCACTAAGCTGGGGAAACTTCTGCATGGACATCCGACGTCCTTTAGCCACAGCGCCACGGAAATTCCGCGCCGTCTTGATGTGGCTGGAGGGTAGTTATCCAGCTTTAGGAGGTGTACAGCCACCTGCTTCTGCGGTGCGGACTGCTTGGACCAATACGTATTCTTTTGATGCTGTCGGCACATGGGCGACGATGAATATGCCATTCGTCAATGGCACTGCGTTACCCGCTGCTGCGGAGGTGTCTGGAGAGAAAATGGTGATCATCATCCATGCATGGGAGTCTGGGAGCGGCAGTGGACCCACCACCGCTCTTCAATATGACAACGTCATCCTTGGCGGGACGGCCACTTGTGCGCCTTCGTCGAATCTTTTGAGTCTGGGAGACAAAGTGTGGAATGATGCCAATCAAAATGGAGTTTTCGATAATGGCATTGAGAGTGGCATTTCGGGCCTCACCGTCGAGCTACTCAATGGTGCCGGTGTATCGTTTGTGCCAAGTGTGACGACGCAGACCACTGCGGATGGCAATTACAGCTTCGATAACCTGCCATCGGGCACGTATCGTGTTCGGGTCACTCCAAATGCGGCCTTTCCCGTGGCGACCACGGCAGTGAATCTCGATAACGGTATGCCCAATGATAGCAACGGCATTCAAAGCGCCGCTGGCCAGCCTGCGACGAGCCCAGTCATTACTCTCAGTCTCAATACTGAGCCTGGTAGTGGTGGTAGTGGCAATGCAGAAAACACGGTGGACTTCGGATTCCACTGTCAGGCGCAACCCTGCGCCGGAACCGCAACCCGTGTGAAAAATCCATGA
- a CDS encoding ATP-dependent helicase: MPREYTLHHAPAPTPTHRIDYKAELNPQQYEAVVSPPGQALVIAGAGSGKTRTLTYRVAWLLDNGIQPESILLLTFTNKAAREMLERVQSLVSLDASRIWGGTFHSIGNRLLRYNAERLGYRKGFSIMDREDQKDLMETVITESGIDTTTYRFPKAEVLGDIFSLADNTLCDLQEILDTRYPYFELATDGILKLRSLYQKKKLETNCMDFDDLLTQTVALLEQNADLLERYRRQFQFILVDEYQDTNSLQCRFIEMLTGKDGNLMVVGDDAQSIYSWRGADVTNILHFDEHWPKSRTHKIEVNYRSVPEVLNLANATIAMNRGQIPKNLQPARESLGMLPALVALDNGSAQASFVAQRIQELQDEGDYQLNDIAILYRAHFHSMDIQMELTQRGIPFKITSGLRFFEQAHVKDVAAFMKFVVNRQDEVSFMRMVRLIPGVGNASAGKLWHDWQKTDAAKAEKMTGDFSEVLLTLKIPKKAKEAWEQFAYTLDELLDAEGNPLPPSLMIRSIVEGVYEDYMKVKFKNFEQRQQDLEQLSDFSDRYQDTLEFLSQLSLLSGVDTDNKPEDKDEPKDAVTLTTGHQAKGLEWRAVFAIWLADGMFPHKRAIDDGGETALEEERRLFYVTVTRAKDELYLLYPVINHRAGDGDMMMSPSRFLTELPPDLVEIWNVRSGW; this comes from the coding sequence ATGCCCCGCGAATACACGCTGCATCACGCACCAGCCCCCACACCCACTCACCGCATCGACTACAAAGCGGAACTCAATCCGCAGCAGTACGAGGCCGTCGTGAGCCCACCGGGGCAGGCACTCGTGATCGCGGGAGCTGGCAGTGGCAAGACCCGCACACTGACCTATCGCGTAGCCTGGCTGCTGGATAATGGCATCCAGCCAGAGTCGATCCTGCTTCTGACCTTTACCAACAAGGCCGCACGGGAGATGCTAGAGCGTGTGCAGTCGCTCGTATCGCTGGATGCCAGCCGCATCTGGGGCGGCACCTTTCACAGCATCGGAAACCGACTCCTCCGCTACAACGCAGAGCGACTGGGCTACCGTAAGGGCTTCTCCATCATGGATCGTGAAGATCAAAAAGATTTGATGGAGACCGTGATCACGGAAAGCGGCATCGACACCACGACTTACCGTTTCCCAAAGGCAGAGGTGCTCGGAGACATCTTTTCCCTGGCAGATAACACCCTCTGCGATCTGCAGGAGATCCTAGACACCCGCTATCCCTACTTCGAGCTCGCGACAGATGGCATCCTCAAGCTGCGCAGCCTTTATCAGAAAAAGAAGCTCGAAACCAACTGCATGGACTTCGATGACCTGCTGACGCAGACCGTGGCACTGCTGGAGCAAAACGCCGACCTGCTCGAGCGCTACCGGCGGCAGTTTCAGTTCATCCTCGTCGATGAGTATCAGGATACGAACAGCCTCCAGTGCCGGTTCATTGAGATGCTGACCGGTAAAGATGGTAATCTGATGGTCGTCGGAGATGATGCACAGTCGATCTACTCCTGGCGCGGTGCAGATGTGACCAATATCCTCCACTTTGATGAGCATTGGCCAAAAAGCCGCACGCACAAAATCGAGGTGAACTACCGCAGTGTGCCAGAGGTGCTCAATCTGGCCAATGCCACGATCGCCATGAATCGCGGCCAAATCCCGAAGAACCTCCAGCCTGCCCGTGAATCACTCGGCATGCTACCAGCGCTGGTCGCACTCGATAACGGCTCTGCGCAGGCATCCTTTGTCGCCCAGCGTATCCAGGAGCTCCAGGATGAAGGCGATTACCAGCTCAATGACATCGCGATCCTCTACCGTGCACATTTTCACAGCATGGACATCCAGATGGAGCTGACCCAGCGCGGCATTCCATTCAAGATCACCAGCGGGCTGCGATTCTTCGAGCAAGCGCATGTGAAAGACGTAGCGGCATTCATGAAATTCGTCGTGAACCGGCAGGATGAAGTGAGCTTCATGCGCATGGTCCGACTGATCCCCGGCGTGGGCAATGCCAGTGCGGGCAAACTCTGGCACGACTGGCAAAAAACCGATGCGGCAAAAGCCGAGAAGATGACCGGCGACTTCTCCGAAGTGCTTTTAACCCTCAAAATACCGAAAAAAGCCAAAGAGGCGTGGGAACAGTTCGCCTACACCCTCGATGAGCTGCTGGATGCTGAAGGAAACCCGCTCCCTCCCTCACTCATGATCCGCAGCATCGTCGAAGGCGTGTACGAAGACTACATGAAGGTGAAGTTCAAAAACTTCGAGCAGCGCCAGCAGGATCTGGAGCAGCTCAGTGACTTCAGTGATCGCTACCAGGACACGCTGGAGTTTCTGAGCCAACTCAGCCTGCTCAGCGGCGTGGATACCGATAATAAGCCCGAGGATAAAGATGAACCAAAAGACGCCGTGACTCTGACCACGGGCCATCAGGCCAAAGGTCTGGAGTGGCGTGCCGTCTTCGCCATCTGGCTAGCGGACGGCATGTTCCCGCACAAACGAGCGATCGACGATGGTGGCGAGACTGCGCTGGAGGAAGAGCGCAGGCTTTTCTACGTCACCGTCACGCGTGCAAAGGATGAGCTCTACCTCCTCTACCCCGTCATCAATCACCGCGCTGGCGATGGTGATATGATGATGAGCCCGAGCCGTTTCTTGACCGAGCTACCGCCAGACCTCGTCGAGATATGGAACGTGCGTAGCGGATGGTGA
- a CDS encoding circularly permuted type 2 ATP-grasp protein: MSLFQDYLPDHYFDEMFATPNRVREHYSGITDSIGTLTPAEYAARQRTADAVFLSQGVTFTVYGDQQGTERIFPFDLMPRIIPRREWERVEAGLIQRITALNLFLNDVYHEQHILTDKVVPLDLVLSASHFRPEFKGVKVPHGIYIHICGTDLVRDDRGEYFVLEDNGRCPSGASYMLENRNAMKRTFPGLLQSLPVRPVDAYGSMLRETLAHLAPPGVIDPNIVVLTPGVYNSAYFEHCYLAKQMGVPIVEGRDLILKNGRVFMRTTHGLQQVHVIYRRIDDDFLDPLVFRKDSLLGVPGLVSAYQQGHVALANSIGTGVADDKAVYALVPKMIKYYLDQDPILPNVPTYLGIDPKECDHILANLDNLVVKAVNESGGYGMLMGPHSTKEQQSEFAKRIAANPRNYVAQPVLQLSRHPVFQGDHFEGRHIDLRPYVLYGDRIRVVPGGLTRVALKKGSLVVNSSQGGGSKDTWVLWDDE, translated from the coding sequence ATGTCCCTCTTTCAGGACTATCTACCAGACCACTACTTTGACGAAATGTTCGCCACGCCAAACCGCGTGCGTGAACATTACTCCGGCATCACAGACAGCATCGGCACCCTCACTCCGGCAGAATACGCTGCACGGCAGCGAACGGCGGATGCAGTCTTCCTGAGCCAGGGCGTAACGTTCACCGTTTACGGCGACCAACAGGGCACCGAGCGCATTTTCCCCTTTGATCTGATGCCCCGCATCATCCCCAGGCGTGAGTGGGAGCGTGTGGAGGCAGGGCTCATCCAGCGCATCACGGCGTTGAATCTCTTCCTCAATGACGTCTATCATGAGCAGCACATTTTGACCGATAAGGTCGTGCCGCTGGATCTGGTACTCTCTGCCAGTCACTTCCGGCCAGAGTTTAAAGGCGTGAAAGTGCCACACGGCATCTACATCCACATTTGTGGCACGGATTTGGTGCGTGATGATCGGGGTGAATACTTCGTGCTGGAGGACAATGGCCGCTGCCCTTCTGGAGCCAGCTACATGCTGGAGAATCGCAATGCTATGAAGCGTACTTTCCCAGGCTTGCTCCAAAGTCTGCCTGTGCGGCCCGTGGATGCCTATGGATCGATGCTGCGCGAGACCCTAGCCCACCTGGCACCTCCAGGCGTGATTGATCCGAACATCGTCGTGCTAACACCGGGGGTGTATAACAGCGCCTACTTTGAGCACTGTTACTTGGCGAAGCAGATGGGCGTCCCCATTGTCGAAGGACGTGATTTGATCCTTAAAAATGGCCGCGTCTTTATGCGCACCACTCATGGGCTCCAGCAAGTACATGTCATTTACCGCAGGATTGATGACGACTTTCTCGATCCACTCGTTTTCAGGAAGGATTCACTCTTGGGAGTGCCTGGTCTCGTCAGCGCTTATCAGCAGGGGCATGTGGCCCTCGCGAACAGCATCGGCACTGGCGTCGCGGACGACAAAGCCGTGTATGCGCTGGTGCCAAAGATGATCAAATACTACCTCGACCAGGATCCCATCCTCCCAAATGTACCTACTTATCTGGGTATTGACCCAAAGGAGTGCGATCACATTCTGGCCAATCTCGACAACCTCGTCGTCAAAGCGGTGAACGAATCCGGGGGCTATGGCATGCTGATGGGGCCACACTCCACCAAGGAGCAACAGAGCGAGTTCGCCAAGCGCATCGCGGCCAATCCACGGAACTACGTCGCTCAACCTGTTCTCCAGCTCAGTCGTCATCCTGTCTTCCAGGGGGATCATTTTGAGGGACGTCACATCGACCTCCGACCCTATGTGCTCTATGGGGACCGCATCCGCGTCGTGCCGGGTGGACTCACGCGGGTAGCACTCAAAAAAGGCTCTCTGGTGGTCAATTCAAGCCAAGGCGGCGGCAGCAAAGACACCTGGGTGCTGTGGGATGATGAATGA
- a CDS encoding alpha-E domain-containing protein encodes MLSRVADSIYWMARYMERAENLARLLLSTQDLLLDAGAEAADETQFWQPLLMATGDDELYLAKHTQIDGEAAAEFLALSLDNPNSLLNCVRAARENARTIRDQISDELWACINGLRLFLESPDARSMHQQQRAAFYEKVLLASYQFQGIAASTTPRDESWHFLRLGLCLERADKTSRLIDTCSALSLDMPPSPRARPLRWAALLRSCSAWHAFQSWSSNKLDPVKIIEYLLLDETFPRSVAWCVDQLHSTLSALCGTGRLNEMKSPVRAAGRLHADIAYITMPEVLNTGLHEYIDALQSKLNEIGQSIFETFVLYADILSPQQLTPGLPGGAWHQILDNEAQMQQQQQ; translated from the coding sequence ATGCTAAGTCGTGTCGCGGATAGTATTTACTGGATGGCCCGCTACATGGAGCGGGCAGAAAACCTCGCACGCCTACTTCTTTCGACGCAGGATCTCCTACTCGATGCTGGGGCAGAGGCTGCGGATGAGACACAGTTCTGGCAGCCTCTGTTAATGGCCACGGGCGATGATGAACTCTACCTCGCCAAACACACTCAAATCGATGGCGAGGCTGCCGCAGAATTCCTCGCCCTCAGCCTCGATAATCCCAACTCGCTACTCAACTGCGTCCGCGCTGCTCGTGAGAATGCGCGCACGATCCGTGACCAGATCAGCGACGAGCTATGGGCTTGCATCAATGGTCTGCGGCTCTTCCTTGAATCTCCAGATGCCCGATCCATGCACCAGCAGCAGCGAGCTGCTTTTTATGAAAAAGTGCTGCTCGCATCCTATCAATTCCAGGGGATCGCGGCCAGCACCACGCCACGGGATGAAAGCTGGCACTTTCTGCGCTTGGGGCTCTGCCTAGAGCGAGCTGACAAGACGAGCCGCCTCATCGACACCTGCTCCGCGCTCTCTCTCGACATGCCACCCAGCCCACGGGCACGCCCTCTTCGCTGGGCGGCACTACTGCGCTCCTGCTCCGCCTGGCATGCCTTTCAGTCCTGGAGCAGCAACAAACTCGATCCCGTCAAAATCATCGAGTACCTCCTCCTGGATGAGACTTTTCCCCGTAGCGTCGCCTGGTGCGTCGATCAGCTCCACAGCACCCTTTCCGCGCTGTGTGGCACAGGTCGGCTCAATGAGATGAAGAGCCCCGTGCGGGCCGCTGGCCGTCTCCACGCCGACATCGCCTACATCACCATGCCAGAAGTCCTGAACACCGGCCTGCACGAGTACATCGACGCTCTTCAGTCAAAGCTCAACGAAATTGGTCAGAGCATCTTTGAAACCTTTGTCCTCTATGCTGACATCCTCTCCCCGCAGCAGCTCACGCCCGGTCTCCCTGGCGGGGCGTGGCATCAAATCCTCGACAACGAGGCCCAGATGCAGCAGCAGCAGCAATAA
- a CDS encoding transglutaminase family protein → MRHFRDPWFNYVHWFDINEPHTSLSIEAQITLNTSSQYAAGFPLQVPFSALQEMRDDSIRIFTKSSTYVDIDRAVWKEAIDVSHGSEGIFEAAQAIMRHVHTQWLYMPGTTHASTHMREVMTQRRGVCQDFAHVMIGLCRALGIPTRYVSGYLYNGPADSLRGAQASHAWCEVHIPAHGWFGLDPTNNTLADERHAKIATCRDYADAAPLTGTFDGPANATSSLQVELEIISDPA, encoded by the coding sequence ATGCGGCATTTCCGTGATCCGTGGTTCAATTATGTCCACTGGTTCGACATCAATGAGCCACACACCTCACTCAGCATCGAGGCACAGATCACGCTGAATACCTCCAGTCAGTATGCGGCGGGCTTCCCACTCCAAGTTCCGTTTTCAGCCCTCCAGGAGATGCGAGATGACTCCATCCGCATCTTCACCAAAAGCAGCACCTATGTCGATATCGACCGTGCTGTGTGGAAAGAAGCCATCGACGTGAGCCACGGCAGCGAAGGCATCTTTGAGGCTGCACAGGCTATCATGCGCCATGTACACACGCAGTGGCTCTACATGCCCGGCACCACCCATGCCTCCACCCACATGCGTGAAGTCATGACGCAGCGGCGTGGAGTCTGCCAAGACTTCGCCCATGTCATGATCGGCCTCTGTCGTGCTCTAGGCATCCCCACACGCTACGTCAGCGGCTATCTCTATAATGGCCCCGCAGACAGCCTCCGTGGTGCCCAGGCCTCCCATGCGTGGTGTGAGGTCCATATCCCTGCCCACGGCTGGTTCGGGCTCGATCCCACGAACAACACCCTCGCAGATGAGCGCCACGCAAAAATCGCCACCTGTCGCGACTATGCAGATGCAGCACCTCTCACTGGCACCTTTGATGGCCCAGCCAATGCCACCAGCAGCCTCCAGGTCGAGCTAGAGATCATCAGCGATCCCGCCTGA